GAATTCTAGTATGTCTACTTCTTGTGTGTCCAAAAGAGATTTGTGGCATAGGAGACTCGGCCACCCATCTCCAAAAAAGCTAGATCAAGTGCTAAATAGTACACATGTGAAAATTCCCttaaacagaaaacaaaagttttGTGAGACATGTAAGTATGGAAAGTCACATTCTCTACCatttaaactttaaaattatagaGCAAAAGCACCATTAGAATTAATCCATAATGATATATGGGGACCAGAACTTGTGATGTCCAATACAAATTTGAGATTCTATATACACTTTATAGATGGTGCCTTAAGTGCTTTTGTCCAGTTCAAAAATCTTGTTGAAAATCAGTTTGATGCCAAAATTAAACACCTTAGAACTGACTAGGGAGGAGAGTACCAAGCATTCTCCAATCTAGTTAAAGAGTGTGGCGCAACCTTTGACCATCCATGTCCTCACACCTCTGCCCAAAATGGCAGAGCATAGAGGAAGCATAGACACATGGTTGAAATGGGTTTAACACTATTAGCACAAGCTTGTATGCCTTTAAAGTATTGGGTTGATGCTTTTTAAACCTCAGTGTATCTCATCAATAGATTTCCTACACTAATTATGAATGGCAAAACACCTCATGAAGTATTACACTTAAGAAAACCAAATTACACATTTCTAAAAACCTTTAGGGCAGCATGCTATCCCTGTCTAAGACCATACAGAAACCATAAGTTCCAAATTCATTCCATTAAGTGTGTCAATCTAGGTTACAGTGAATCTCACAAATTATATAAATGTTTAAGCTCAACAGCCAGGCTTTATATCTCTCGAAATGTTTTCTTTAATGAGGATGAATTTCCATTTCAATAAGGCTTTATCAATCTGAACAACCTGTCAGTGTCACAGCCCCTAATAGCTAGTTTACTTTGCCTATTCACAGCAGTAACTTAGAAAGTGTCTCACCAACTGAACCTGAAAACACCAAACAATAATCTGATACAAACAGTTTAGAAGCTCACTCTGTAGCATAACCAGATCAATCCACCAATTCACCATCCGAAAGTCAAGTCGATTTGACAAGACAACTGTTTATCGACTTAAATTTTAATACTGTTGATACAATTAATTTGAATTCTCAAGCAACACAAGGTGATGTAAAACAGGTTCAAGTTGATTAACAAGAGATGTTTAAAGCAGTGTTCAAGGGTCCAAACATCCCATGGTAACAAGATCAGAAGTTGGAATACATAAGCCAAAGGTGTATCTCTGTAATACTAAGTGGAGAGAAGGTGAAGGGGAACCCAATTTAGTTCCTGAAGTTCTAAAGCACATGGAGTGGTCAAAGTCAATGTTAGGTGAGAACAGGTCACTGATAAAAAACAAGACATGGATTCTTGTTCCACCTTCACTTGAGTACAACATAGTTGGAAATAAGTGGGTTTTTAAAGAAAATCTTAATGCAGATGGAAACTTTCAGAGGTTTAAAGCCAGACTAGTTACAAAAGGTTTTCATCAAAGACCTAGGCTTGACTTTGGTGAGACTTTCAGTCTTTTCATTAAGGCCTCTATAATCAGAATTGTATTGGAAATTATTGTTGCAAAAGACTGAGAAGTTAGACAATTAGATATAAACAATATTTTCCTAAATGGAAAGCTTGAAGAAGCTGTGTATATGACACAATTAGAGGGCTTTATTTATCCTAACAAACAAGACAATGTATGTAAATTAGAGAAATCTCTCCATGGTCAAAAATAAGTACCTCAGGCCTGGTTTGTCGAGCTCAAAATAACACTGATCAAGTAGGATTTCCAGCACTCCAAAGCTGATACAACATTCTTCATATATAGGACACCTCAAGTCATCATCATGGCCCTTGTATATGTAGACGATAATATCATTACAGATAACAACATTGCAAAGCTTCAAAAATTCATCACAAAGCTCAATCAAGCCTTCTCACTCAAAGATCTAGGAGGTTTAAACTATTTCCTTAgtattaaagttaattatagAGATAACTCTGGAATGTATTTATCATAAGGAAAATATGTTGCAGCTTCTAAACAAATTCAACATGAAGAATCTCAAAACCCTGTCCTACACCTATGGTTGGAGGAAAACCTCTGTTTCTATTAGATGGAACAAAGCTTGAAAATCCAACTGAGTATAGAAGCTTGATTGGTGCTTTACAATATCATGTCCACACCATACCAAACACTGCGTATGTAGTGAATAAACTAAGTCAATTTCTGAAGTGTCCAACAACAACTCACTATAGTGCTGCCAAGAGAATTCTATAATACTTGAAGGGAATGCAGCATCATGGCATCCATATTAAATACAGTGACAGTTTAAACATAACTGGTTATTCAGATGCAGAATGCGGGTGTTGTCACGATGATAAAAAATTTATAGGTGGCTATCGTGTTTATTTTAGAGACACTCATGTCTCATGGTCTACAATGAAGCTGTAATATCTTCGataatataaacatatttaatttgacatattttattaaaaatgtaattatGTGGAGATTTCagtaggattataatcttacttaaGCTAATTACGAGTTAATTAgtgaaatataaataaaagaataaataatgCGTAATTTATGAATTACGAAGATTTTATCAGATTATGGGAGTATTGTAGAtactattttcaaaataaaatattttacggGTTGGGCGGCTGCAAAAACTCGACGAAGTGATCAGAAATGTCACAAAAATATAAGATGAATTGTATTGGATTTATATCGGATTAATTTAGAACTCTAAGTTAACGGTTTGACAAGAATTCATAGAAAAGAGTAAATTACCCTTAGGTTTTATTTTAGGTTTAAGTTTTAaggaagggcaaaatggtcattttggtgGAGTATTAGAATTTTTCCTTTAGTGCTTTTTAAATTGAACCTTaggattaattaaatatttttttttaagttttataaaataagGATAAATGGGAATAATGAACCAAAAAGTCAAAGGAAACCATCTTCTCTCTCTCATCTCTCGACAACCCTATAAACCACCAGAATTGGAGAAATTTCTCCATCATATTTACCTATTCTTAGTTGATTTAGCAAGGTTTAAGAGTTGATCAAGCTTGGAGGACCCGAGATCGTCGAGCGTaattccactcaggtcggctcGCACATCTGACTATTggactgaggtaagaaaagtttTATGCACCGCTAAGTGGTTAAATAAGAAGCAATTATAATCGTTAGTGCCTCGATTAAGATCGAGATTAATGTTATGTATTTTTTATGACTCGACTGTGATCGAGGTGATGATAGGGGACAATTATTATTGTTTGTGACTCGATTGTAATCGAAGTAATGATGAGAaatgattattatcgtttgtgactcaattatgatcgagggaaagaCACAACTATTACTATTGTCGTGAATGAATAAAGATACGGTCATTatcgttatgagtaattactcgtgAAActgcggataggttt
This region of Cannabis sativa cultivar Pink pepper isolate KNU-18-1 chromosome 7, ASM2916894v1, whole genome shotgun sequence genomic DNA includes:
- the LOC115696313 gene encoding uncharacterized mitochondrial protein AtMg00820-like, translating into MVTRSEVGIHKPKVYLCNTKWREGEGEPNLVPEVLKHMEWSKSMLGENRSLIKNKTWILVPPSLEYNIVGNKWVFKENLNADGNFQRFKARLVTKGFHQRPRLDFGETFSLFIKASIIRIVLEIIVAKD